A window from Flavobacterium sp. 83 encodes these proteins:
- a CDS encoding MFS transporter, producing the protein MNLKLKLSFWQIINMNVGFFGIQYSFGLQQSAVNPIYDFLHASPDQIPILNLAGPLTGLLIQPIIGAMSDKTWHPRWGRRKPYFFIGALVCSIALFLFPFSSSLWMAAGLLWILDVGNNTAMEPYRAFIADTLSEDQQPMGFQAQSFFTGFGQFLAYISLFLFPIIFVGYTGSLPTWIYASFFLGAVLSVTSIWWSMSKTKEIPPTEAELAILQAEPLNVFSPFKDIYKAVLEMPSVMWQLFLVYLFQWYAMMCYWQNNSKSIALSVWNVTPKNTVGYEKAVEWNGLIGAFGFIVTFSIAFYLAKLAKKHGAKMIHFVCLLLGAVSLLCFPMVQNQYMFFAVVIGYGIAWASMMGIPYLMVVAVVPKERYGVYMGIINMMIVIPMIIQNLSFGYILKNFLDNDPRQAISFAGVLLVIAALCTLLIKIKKTKLSE; encoded by the coding sequence ATGAATTTAAAACTGAAATTGAGTTTTTGGCAAATAATCAATATGAATGTTGGTTTTTTTGGCATACAGTACAGCTTTGGTTTGCAGCAAAGTGCTGTGAATCCAATTTATGATTTTTTACATGCTAGCCCAGATCAAATTCCGATACTGAATCTTGCAGGTCCTTTAACGGGATTGTTGATTCAACCAATAATTGGAGCAATGAGTGATAAAACTTGGCATCCAAGATGGGGAAGACGTAAACCTTACTTTTTTATCGGTGCATTAGTTTGTAGTATTGCTTTGTTTTTATTTCCATTTAGTAGTTCATTATGGATGGCTGCAGGTTTGCTTTGGATTCTGGATGTTGGGAACAACACTGCTATGGAGCCATATCGTGCCTTTATTGCGGATACATTGAGCGAAGACCAGCAACCCATGGGTTTTCAAGCGCAAAGTTTTTTTACTGGTTTCGGGCAGTTTTTGGCTTATATCTCTCTTTTTCTATTTCCAATAATTTTCGTTGGTTATACAGGATCATTGCCCACTTGGATTTATGCCTCCTTTTTTCTAGGGGCGGTACTTTCTGTAACTTCTATTTGGTGGAGTATGAGTAAAACTAAAGAAATTCCACCAACTGAAGCAGAATTAGCAATTCTACAAGCCGAGCCATTAAATGTTTTTTCACCTTTTAAAGATATTTATAAAGCGGTTTTAGAAATGCCATCGGTTATGTGGCAACTATTTTTGGTCTATTTGTTTCAATGGTATGCCATGATGTGTTATTGGCAAAACAATTCAAAAAGTATTGCCTTGTCCGTTTGGAATGTGACGCCAAAGAATACAGTAGGATATGAAAAAGCAGTGGAGTGGAATGGATTGATTGGTGCATTTGGGTTTATAGTTACTTTTTCTATAGCTTTTTATTTGGCCAAATTAGCCAAAAAACATGGTGCTAAGATGATTCATTTCGTCTGTTTGTTATTAGGAGCGGTTTCTCTTTTATGTTTTCCAATGGTACAAAATCAGTATATGTTTTTTGCTGTAGTTATTGGTTACGGTATTGCTTGGGCAAGTATGATGGGAATTCCTTATTTGATGGTTGTTGCTGTTGTTCCAAAAGAGCGTTACGGAGTCTATATGGGAATTATTAATATGATGATTGTGATTCCAATGATTATCCAAAACCTATCGTTTGGTTATATTTTAAAAAACTTTTTAGATAATGATCCTCGGCAAGCGATCAGTTTTGCAGGAGTATTGTTAGTTATTGCTGCTCTATGTACATTATTAATTAAAATAAAAAAGACAAAATTAAGTGAATAA
- a CDS encoding carbohydrate kinase family protein: protein MNNSINNNVDEIDILCVGEVLVDFIGHQEGVLINETRDYHRYLGGSPTNVAMNSTRLGLNTIMVATVGNDGFGSYITERLTSVGINTNHLNVLDDKSTSVIFVSRSEGTPDFIPYRSADCCIYEEQISKEILSRTKIFHTTCFALSKNPAQKTILKKAQEAYDLGCKLSIDVNYARKLWKSQKKAFKVIKTYCQFNPLIKISEDDMLRLFEKELPHEEIFEFFHQQGVETVCLTLGSKGVKLSQKGKEVIQMPAIKIDKVMDSTGAGDAFWSGFLFAYIKEKSINECLDIALKLAALKLQNVGRLPDNINILSKLL, encoded by the coding sequence GTGAATAATTCAATAAATAATAATGTGGATGAAATAGACATCCTTTGTGTTGGTGAAGTTCTTGTAGATTTTATTGGTCATCAAGAAGGGGTACTTATTAATGAAACTAGGGATTATCATAGATATTTAGGAGGCTCACCTACTAATGTTGCTATGAATTCAACAAGATTGGGCTTGAATACTATAATGGTTGCAACTGTTGGGAACGATGGTTTTGGGTCTTACATTACAGAACGATTAACGAGTGTTGGTATAAATACAAATCATCTTAACGTCCTAGATGATAAATCGACTAGTGTAATTTTTGTTTCAAGGTCTGAGGGTACGCCAGATTTTATTCCGTATCGTTCAGCAGATTGTTGTATTTATGAAGAACAAATTTCAAAGGAAATACTATCTCGTACAAAGATATTTCATACCACTTGTTTCGCATTAAGCAAAAATCCTGCTCAGAAAACGATCTTAAAGAAAGCACAAGAAGCATATGATTTAGGATGCAAGCTAAGTATTGATGTTAACTATGCAAGAAAGCTTTGGAAAAGTCAAAAGAAAGCTTTCAAAGTAATCAAAACCTATTGTCAGTTCAATCCATTGATAAAAATTAGTGAAGATGATATGTTGCGTCTTTTTGAGAAGGAACTTCCTCATGAAGAGATATTTGAATTTTTTCACCAACAAGGAGTAGAAACTGTTTGCTTAACTTTAGGGAGCAAAGGGGTGAAATTATCTCAAAAAGGAAAAGAAGTAATACAGATGCCAGCAATAAAAATTGACAAAGTTATGGATTCTACTGGAGCAGGTGATGCTTTTTGGTCCGGATTTTTGTTTGCTTACATAAAAGAAAAATCAATTAATGAATGTTTGGATATTGCTTTAAAATTAGCAGCTTTAAAACTGCAGAATGTAGGGAGATTACCGGATAACATTAATATCCTTTCTAAACTTTTATAA